A genomic window from Coriobacteriia bacterium includes:
- a CDS encoding P-II family nitrogen regulator, translating into MKKIEAIIKPHKLDDVKEALNALGVAGMTVTDVRGYGRQKGHTEIYRGSEYTVDFVPKVKVEVVVDDSIAEAVETAILEAARTEKIGDGKIFTVDVTSAVRIRTGERGPDAL; encoded by the coding sequence AAGCTCGACGATGTGAAGGAAGCGCTCAACGCGCTGGGAGTTGCCGGCATGACAGTGACCGACGTGCGTGGCTACGGTCGCCAGAAGGGCCACACAGAGATCTACCGTGGCTCGGAGTACACCGTGGACTTCGTGCCCAAGGTCAAGGTCGAGGTCGTCGTGGACGACTCGATTGCCGAGGCGGTCGAGACCGCGATCCTCGAGGCCGCACGCACCGAGAAGATCGGCGACGGCAAGATCTTCACCGTCGACGTCACCTCGGCTGTGCGCATCCGCACGGGCGAGCGTGGGCCGGACGCACTCTAG